From Methylocystis sp. ATCC 49242, one genomic window encodes:
- a CDS encoding polymer-forming cytoskeletal protein, with protein sequence MTINTNSGFRPDQENVAYIGAGVTLKGEISVPDLIVIDGTVEGDITARVVCVGQSGVVRGNISATEADISGWVTDHVEIKQHLIVRATGRVEGRVMYGEIELEKGAVVTGDLSATDDYRAVAKASSAKIAAPERSLEPPAPVARPSGSSIDRLNEAVRFAKGGSVKSAGLYLASDADGMKRGNSRSPLSGRKANA encoded by the coding sequence ATGACGATTAACACAAATTCCGGATTCAGGCCGGATCAGGAAAATGTCGCCTATATTGGCGCCGGAGTTACGCTCAAGGGCGAAATCTCTGTGCCTGATCTTATTGTTATTGATGGCACTGTCGAGGGCGACATTACCGCCCGCGTCGTCTGCGTCGGCCAGTCCGGCGTCGTTCGGGGCAATATCAGCGCCACCGAGGCTGACATCAGCGGCTGGGTCACCGACCATGTCGAGATCAAGCAACATCTGATCGTTCGCGCGACCGGCCGGGTCGAGGGCCGCGTCATGTATGGCGAAATCGAGCTGGAGAAGGGCGCCGTCGTCACCGGCGACCTTTCGGCGACCGACGATTATCGAGCCGTCGCCAAGGCCTCGTCAGCGAAGATCGCGGCTCCCGAGCGTAGCCTCGAGCCGCCCGCGCCGGTCGCGAGACCCTCTGGCTCGTCGATCGACCGGCTGAACGAAGCCGTGCGCTTCGCCAAGGGCGGAAGCGTCAAGAGCGCCGGTCTCTACCTCGCCTCCGACGCCGACGGTATGAAACGCGGCAATTCCCGTTCGC